In Lycium ferocissimum isolate CSIRO_LF1 chromosome 3, AGI_CSIRO_Lferr_CH_V1, whole genome shotgun sequence, the genomic window TACATACTATATATGAACCATTAAGATAGTACTCCCTCagtcccaatttgtttgaaacttttcgcttttcgagaatcaaacttcttaattttgaccgtgtgtttgaacatagaatcttagaaaaaattgaaataaagtttacatatttggaaactagTTAAAGACTATtataagtcaccataattaataatttaaaatacttaaaagacgtataaaaaaaattacggtCAAAGAACAACTCAATTGATTCTCGAGAAGCAAAAAatgtcaaacaaattgggacggagggagtaatacatGTCAACTATCTATATAGGCTGATCCAGCTAGAATTTGTAATAATCACGCGGTTTGAGGCTAGAATTTTATCATAAAAAAATGATCTGAGTTCGAAATCTATTATTGtactaattaaattaattttttaacatATATACAAGGTGTAAGCCAAAATTATTTAGTTCGGATTAAACCATAACATAGATCAATTTAAACAGGAAAAACCGAACTACCACACATAATATAGTACTAAATCATGTAAAGTCTAAAGACCATGGATACTAGTTTAAgaataatgaaataaacaaTAGGATTGTTTATCAGGATCGACTAGCCAGTGGATTTTAAATGAATTACCTACCAAAAGCGATATTCTAGCTATTAACTTTTTTTATTAATCAAGATGTGCAAAGTAAGATTACGAGAAATAATAAATTGAGATTTGGTGATATGTAAATGTAATGTAGTTTAAGTGGAGCTTTCATGTGAGGAATAGGTCTTCAATGTCATTGCTTAAAAGCCTCTTTATATATTTTCcttaattttcatccattcGTGCCTCATTGTCAGCTTAGCTTAGCATTTACAGCTGGACTATCTATCCAATAATCcacttactatatatatatattcccctTCCAAAATTTCTCCTCTAACACTCCAAAAATTTCTTCTAAagttgcacaaaaaaaaaaatggaggggtTGATCCCATTTGTTTACAAAGCAATAGTGGAGTACAAAAATGGAAGGACAACATGGATGAATGAATCGCCTTCAGCTTCTTACATGAGACTTCCAGGCGATTCGGGTCGTTTTGAAACGTCCGATATACAGCTTTTTGGACATGTTGATACTATGTTTTCGACGACTTCATCTTCAACTTCATCTTCTGCATCCACTGTCACCAAAAGAATGGTGTCCGGTGGAGTTCAGTCACCGGTGGCTAGGTGCCACCGGATTTCTACTCGTGCAAtatgaagtaaaaaaaatataacttttgcTAAAGGAAAAATCAATAGCAAAATATGGTGGAATTAAATGATTGTAACTAGAGGTACGGTGGGTTTTCATGTGTGACCAtcttttcttcttgttcttctttttttttttttggaattttgtttGGTGGTTTTTAGTTTGGTGTAAGTTTGAGGATTAACTAAAGGGACCTCAGACTTTTACTACTTACTTTCATGGTTTCTTGTTTGAGGATAACCAAAGGGAACTCAGACTTTTGCTTTTCTACGTGTACTTTAATTTCAAAGTGTATATATTGGTTGGTCATGTTATGTAGTGTactgtgtatatgttgtgtacgTGATATAAATTGTCAAATTTTCTGTTTATTTAATGGTTCATTTGATATTTGCATTTAATTTGTTGATTCTAGAAAATTTCTTGTAAAATAatgatgaaacacaagaaacttcttttttcttttttttttctccttctgaCTTTAACAAGTGAATGAACTCAGTAATTCCAAAGAAATTGGTTATTTATGATGGTTACCtgtttttagaaaatatattgcTTCGTGATAACACTCAATTCAAGGTTTAAACTATGTGTCACTAAGAACAAGGGAACGGGATATTTCATATTTGAATAAAAGTAATTTGAATAAAGAAATTGATTTTCCCAGAATTAAGAGGAAGAAATTTCAGCACcagaatcaaataaaaaaataaaaaaactgaaaagaaatattttccaaTGGCCCATGCAGGTCTCGAACCTGCGACCTTCGCGTTATTAGCACGACGCTCTAACCAACTGAGCTAATGGGCCGTTGTTTGTACTCGGCCGAATTATCTTATTTGTCTTAGTGTCTCTCAATTGAACTAACAAAAACCgataaaatttgaacaaaaCCATCCCCTACAACGGAACTCCTACATGTGAAACTCCCAGCAGAGTAAGATAAAATTTAGATCATAATGTGACCTTCCAACCTTAGAAAGGTGCAgcaagattttataaatgccaGCTGCCCTTGACCCTTGTCTACAAGTTAAGAGTGATGGGTCATAGAGACTTAGATCTGCAAAATTTAAAATGTAAATAGTTGCGGCTCGTAAACTTCATTGCTGCTATTTTGTGTTAAGAAGATTTACACTTTACTGCTACTGCCAGATCATAGTCAACAACATATcaagtgtaatcccacaagtaggGTCTAGAGAGGGTCgtgtgtatgcagaccttacccctaccttgagaGGTAGAAAGGCTGTTTCTGATGGACCCTCGCCTCGACGAAAAACATTTCAAAGCAATTTGGGAAAAGAGATAACGGAAGTAGAGAGTATACAGATACACTCTTGCACTTGTACGAGATATGTTCACATTGACATTGTGGTTAGACTCATTAGACTTTAAttcaaaaaagaagagagggttGTGAATTCTGTGAAAAAGGAGTTGCCATTTCTGATTACTTCATAAAGCAAACATCGACTAATTGAATATCAGGTGCACAACCAGCAAAAACCTAAGCCTGTCAAAAAAATATGTCTAATGCCTGTATATGTTACAAGTTCATATTGTATTTAACAAAGCTATGCAAGCTGCTAGACTATGAAATTTGATTTCAAAAAGCCCAGGGTCAAGTACTGCTAGCAAAAAACCTCAGTACTCACAAGTGTAATTGAACTGCAGTAAGTTAGAGCACAGTTAGGAGGTTACAATTTACACTCAAATCAAAATGGAGCTTGATGAGCACAACAGGGAACTGCCAAACTCCAAGCAACTCCATCAGTGCAGACGAAACTCACATCAATTGCCAAGGAAGATAAGGTTACATGTTCGTGGTAATTAGATTTAGATGTGACGGTTcttggagatcatttcagaaGCAATCTTCTGAGTAGAAAAGCAATCCTCGCATCATTAAACTGCGGCTAGAATCCAAAACATCACGTGGGAGGAAATCCCAATAAGAAACCAGGTTATGAACGCCAACATTACAGAGAGCTCAAATCGACCACATGGAAGATGAGGTGGAGTACTGCAAAAGTTTAAATCTTTTGAATATAAAACAGCAATCCCTGCTGACGAGCACGCAGCTGCAAGTGATAGGGTTGCAGTAACCTGTAATTAAAGTCAAGCGAGCAAACATAAAACTTTTTTAATGGCAAGCGAATACAGCATAGTTATAACAAAAAGAAAGGGGCAAGATTCCTAGGACAAGATATACGCATTATGGTCAGAAAATGCCAAAAGGGAGGATCTACTTTGAAGGTCTGAGCCACAAAAAGGCAAGACCAAGCTACCGTTGTCAAGTAATGTTAGATAAGAGGAGTTTCAGCCTAGCAGGAAAAAAATCACATGATCAATGTAACATTCTTTACTAATGACAGAAGGATGTTTAAGGTGAATGTCTGGTGATGATCACG contains:
- the LOC132050948 gene encoding uncharacterized protein LOC132050948; the protein is MEGLIPFVYKAIVEYKNGRTTWMNESPSASYMRLPGDSGRFETSDIQLFGHVDTMFSTTSSSTSSSASTVTKRMVSGGVQSPVARCHRISTRAI